One window from the genome of Variovorax sp. PAMC26660 encodes:
- a CDS encoding prepilin-type N-terminal cleavage/methylation domain-containing protein, with protein MQPRQQAGFTLIEVMIAITLMAVLSVMAWRGLDSVTRANSRLEERTEGIARLMRALDQLERDVAQRATTELSPAAAIELLPSALQVRRQNDLPFFLEIVRAAPAAPGYWQRVQWWRRGDALYRATGAAAASFPLPAPDAAARVAVLDAVSVFQLRAWEPGQGWRNLPGVAPARAAATGLELELGIKGNGDGGVQTFRRVFVLN; from the coding sequence ATGCAGCCGCGACAGCAAGCTGGATTCACGCTGATCGAAGTCATGATCGCCATCACGCTGATGGCGGTGCTGAGCGTGATGGCATGGCGCGGCCTCGACAGCGTGACGCGGGCCAACAGCAGGTTGGAGGAACGCACGGAAGGCATCGCCCGCCTCATGCGCGCGCTCGATCAATTGGAGCGCGACGTGGCCCAGCGCGCCACCACCGAGTTGTCGCCGGCCGCCGCCATCGAACTGCTGCCGTCCGCACTGCAGGTGCGCAGGCAGAACGACTTGCCGTTTTTTTTAGAGATCGTTCGTGCCGCACCGGCCGCGCCGGGCTACTGGCAGCGCGTGCAATGGTGGCGGCGCGGCGACGCGCTCTATCGGGCCACGGGCGCGGCTGCCGCTTCGTTTCCCTTGCCGGCACCGGATGCGGCCGCGCGCGTGGCGGTGCTGGATGCGGTTTCCGTTTTCCAGCTCCGCGCATGGGAGCCCGGCCAGGGATGGCGCAACCTGCCGGGCGTTGCACCCGCGCGCGCCGCCGCGACAGGGCTGGAACTGGAGCTTGGCATCAAGGGCAACGGGGATGGCGGCGTGCAGACCTTTCGGCGTGTGTTCGTGCTCAATTGA
- a CDS encoding LysR family transcriptional regulator produces the protein MSNLEPQSPIRVFLAVCQAGSFAKAADGLALTASAIAKTIARLEARLQVRLFDRTTRRLSLTREGQTYQEACLRATDDIDRVEASLAQAASVPSGTLRVSLPPLFGTQVIAPVLYGLGERYPALAFDISLDIERVDLLARGIDLAVRIGELPDVTGLTARRLGTQGLVMCASAGYVEQHGEPATKDDLAGHALITTTHRGQAVPWQLTDAEGRIESWSPPSRLRTDSSMLTLAAVRAGRGIGLLPRWLVADDLAAGRLRALMAERLAGHLPIHALWLTAPVMLPRLRVAIDAIVDAV, from the coding sequence ATGTCCAACCTCGAGCCGCAAAGCCCCATCCGCGTCTTCCTGGCCGTCTGCCAGGCAGGCAGCTTTGCCAAGGCCGCCGACGGACTGGCGCTGACCGCATCGGCCATCGCCAAGACTATCGCGCGGCTCGAAGCGCGCCTGCAGGTGCGGCTGTTCGACCGCACCACGCGGCGGCTGTCGCTGACGCGCGAAGGCCAGACTTACCAAGAAGCCTGCCTGCGCGCGACAGACGACATCGACCGGGTTGAGGCCTCGCTCGCGCAGGCGGCCTCGGTGCCCAGCGGCACATTGCGCGTCAGCCTGCCGCCGCTGTTCGGCACGCAGGTGATCGCGCCGGTGCTGTATGGGCTCGGCGAACGCTATCCGGCGCTCGCCTTCGACATCTCGCTGGACATCGAGCGCGTCGATTTGCTCGCGCGCGGCATCGACCTCGCGGTGCGCATCGGCGAGCTGCCCGATGTGACCGGCCTCACGGCGCGACGGCTCGGCACGCAGGGACTGGTGATGTGCGCTTCGGCGGGCTACGTCGAGCAGCACGGCGAGCCGGCCACAAAGGACGATCTTGCGGGGCATGCGCTGATCACGACCACGCATCGCGGCCAGGCTGTGCCCTGGCAATTGACCGACGCCGAAGGACGCATCGAGAGCTGGTCGCCACCCTCACGGCTGCGCACCGACAGCAGCATGCTCACCCTGGCCGCGGTGCGTGCCGGCCGCGGCATCGGCCTGCTGCCTCGCTGGCTGGTGGCCGATGACCTTGCCGCCGGCCGCCTTCGCGCGCTGATGGCCGAGCGGCTCGCGGGGCATCTGCCCATTCATGCGCTGTGGCTCACGGCGCCGGTGATGCTGCCCAGGCTGAGGGTGGCCATCGATGCGATCGTCGACGCGGTGTGA
- a CDS encoding PaaI family thioesterase, with the protein MKHPFAELINLHFEEAKAGSSTVTLVTASQHLNPHQVVHGAVLFAMADTGMGSALYPTLDEGEICATIEIKINYFKPVFQGKLVCKTELLNRGKAVANLESRLYLDQVLVAQANGNYAIFRPRRAEA; encoded by the coding sequence ATGAAACATCCCTTTGCCGAACTGATCAATCTGCACTTCGAGGAAGCGAAAGCCGGCTCGAGCACGGTGACGCTGGTCACCGCTTCTCAACACCTGAATCCGCATCAAGTGGTTCATGGTGCCGTCTTGTTCGCAATGGCCGACACGGGCATGGGATCGGCGCTCTATCCCACGCTCGACGAGGGCGAGATCTGCGCCACGATCGAGATCAAGATCAACTACTTCAAGCCTGTGTTTCAAGGCAAGCTCGTCTGCAAGACGGAGCTGCTCAACCGTGGCAAGGCCGTTGCCAACCTGGAGTCACGGCTGTATCTGGACCAGGTCCTCGTGGCGCAGGCGAACGGGAACTACGCCATCTTTCGTCCCCGGCGCGCCGAGGCCTGA
- a CDS encoding CMD domain protein, translated as MNAIVSPPVSSIPDVIDRLVGVAPGDHIDLVRAHRQEARTHAQQSYLSLFAPTPPVFGHFNAVDRFAVAAFVAGLHGQADVARFYATELAGQGARAGLAEAIAAETKHGTAQGPYGRYPAGPLSAEDTAGPLYAVSDTHREVLGGRLFAALVHAHLLVFHPRDASPAALQALLDAGWSSTEIVTLSQLVAFLAFQIRVVTGLQALAQRPAPATTA; from the coding sequence ATGAACGCCATCGTTTCTCCTCCCGTGTCTTCCATTCCCGATGTGATCGACCGACTTGTCGGCGTTGCGCCGGGAGATCACATCGACCTCGTTCGCGCGCATCGCCAGGAGGCGCGCACGCATGCGCAGCAGAGCTACCTGTCGCTGTTCGCGCCCACGCCGCCTGTGTTCGGGCATTTCAATGCGGTGGACCGGTTCGCCGTTGCGGCCTTCGTCGCCGGCCTGCATGGGCAGGCCGATGTGGCGCGCTTTTATGCAACCGAACTGGCCGGGCAGGGCGCCCGTGCCGGCCTGGCCGAGGCCATTGCCGCAGAAACGAAGCACGGCACAGCGCAAGGGCCGTATGGCCGCTATCCCGCAGGGCCACTCAGTGCCGAAGACACGGCCGGCCCGTTGTATGCGGTGAGCGACACGCACCGCGAGGTGCTGGGCGGCCGTCTCTTTGCGGCCCTCGTGCACGCGCACCTGCTCGTGTTCCATCCGCGCGATGCGAGCCCGGCCGCCCTGCAGGCGCTGCTCGACGCAGGCTGGTCGAGCACCGAGATCGTGACGCTGTCGCAGCTCGTGGCTTTTCTTGCGTTCCAGATCCGCGTCGTCACCGGCCTGCAGGCGCTGGCCCAACGTCCCGCCCCCGCAACCACGGCTTGA
- a CDS encoding SDR family oxidoreductase, protein MSNSTVKTYAIIGGTSGMGFALAQQLVARGDRVLIGGRSSEKAEAATQKLGPLATARTVDARERASIAAFFEGSGRLAGLFTPGSVNHSVSFREDSQEAAEAVFKAKFWGQYWTVHAALPHLAPDASVVLMSGAASVRPIGAPAYAACNAAVEGLARALALELAPIRVNCVSPGTIDSELWRNKPPEVFKAVGEMWEKLTLNRRFGTVAEAAGAALFLLDNGNMSGSTIYVDGGYTLR, encoded by the coding sequence GTGAGCAACAGCACAGTCAAGACCTACGCCATCATCGGCGGCACCTCGGGCATGGGGTTCGCGCTGGCCCAGCAACTGGTGGCGCGCGGCGACCGCGTCCTCATCGGCGGACGTTCGAGTGAAAAAGCCGAAGCCGCGACGCAGAAGCTCGGCCCGCTGGCCACCGCGCGCACAGTCGACGCGAGGGAGCGCGCATCCATCGCCGCCTTCTTCGAGGGCAGCGGCCGGCTCGCCGGTTTGTTCACGCCCGGCTCGGTCAATCACTCCGTGTCGTTTCGCGAAGACTCGCAAGAAGCGGCCGAGGCCGTGTTCAAGGCCAAGTTCTGGGGCCAGTACTGGACCGTGCACGCGGCCTTGCCGCACCTCGCGCCGGATGCGTCGGTGGTACTGATGTCAGGCGCGGCCTCGGTGCGGCCCATCGGCGCGCCGGCCTATGCGGCTTGCAACGCGGCGGTCGAAGGGCTGGCCCGCGCGCTCGCGCTGGAGCTGGCGCCGATCCGCGTCAACTGCGTGTCGCCCGGCACCATCGACAGCGAGCTGTGGCGCAACAAGCCGCCCGAAGTCTTCAAGGCCGTGGGCGAGATGTGGGAGAAGCTGACGCTCAACCGCCGCTTCGGCACCGTGGCCGAAGCGGCGGGCGCGGCGCTCTTTTTGCTGGACAACGGCAACATGAGCGGCTCGACCATCTACGTCGACGGCGGCTACACGCTGCGCTGA
- a CDS encoding RNA polymerase sigma factor, whose translation MTPNTQAIRSAPDRFSMLFPSVWRLQDERIALSAVAARAPTKTTVPAIDLQAHLAAHYNALHRRLERQLGCADLASECLHEAWLRLGERRSQESPANPDAYIYRVACNLAMDSLRTRKRWLGLNDEGADVDVIADLQPGPELIAEARSEVAAVDRAMQRLPRRHQSVLLALRWHEMSRQEVARRHGVSVRKVDTALRQALGVLR comes from the coding sequence ATGACCCCCAACACCCAGGCGATTCGCAGTGCGCCGGACCGGTTCTCCATGCTGTTCCCATCGGTCTGGCGGCTGCAGGACGAGCGCATCGCGCTGTCGGCCGTGGCGGCGCGTGCACCGACGAAGACAACGGTGCCCGCGATCGATCTGCAGGCGCATCTGGCAGCGCACTACAACGCGCTGCACCGGCGGCTGGAGCGCCAGCTCGGGTGTGCGGACCTGGCGAGCGAATGCCTGCACGAGGCATGGCTGCGGCTGGGCGAGCGCCGCTCGCAGGAGTCGCCGGCGAACCCCGACGCCTACATCTACCGCGTGGCCTGCAATCTCGCGATGGACAGCCTGCGCACGCGCAAGCGCTGGCTGGGCCTGAACGACGAAGGGGCGGATGTCGATGTCATCGCCGACCTGCAGCCCGGCCCCGAGCTGATCGCCGAGGCCCGCTCGGAAGTGGCGGCGGTCGACCGCGCCATGCAGCGCCTGCCGCGCCGCCATCAGTCGGTCCTGCTGGCCTTGCGCTGGCACGAGATGTCGCGCCAGGAGGTGGCGCGGCGCCACGGTGTGTCGGTGCGCAAGGTGGACACCGCGCTGCGGCAGGCCCTGGGCGTGCTGCGTTGA
- a CDS encoding type II secretion system protein N — MTTATARPFAKYIVHAVGLLLVVAGVAAWAHLLRQPAPHAAPAQVQGTQADPTADALAAWFGPGELRANIAVKGLIKSADQGVVVLAVNDAPARPYQVGEALARSVTLKAIEADAVVIDKAGTPERIAAPVIPQPATPGIVRATPADAARQ, encoded by the coding sequence ATGACCACCGCAACCGCCCGCCCCTTCGCGAAGTACATCGTTCATGCGGTGGGTCTTTTGCTCGTCGTGGCGGGCGTGGCGGCATGGGCCCATCTGCTGCGCCAGCCCGCGCCGCATGCAGCCCCCGCGCAGGTGCAGGGCACGCAGGCAGACCCCACGGCCGATGCGCTCGCCGCATGGTTCGGCCCCGGCGAGCTGCGCGCGAACATCGCGGTCAAGGGACTCATCAAGAGCGCGGACCAGGGCGTCGTGGTGCTGGCCGTCAACGACGCGCCCGCAAGGCCCTACCAGGTCGGCGAGGCATTGGCCCGCTCGGTCACGCTGAAGGCCATCGAGGCGGATGCGGTGGTGATCGACAAGGCCGGCACCCCCGAGCGCATTGCAGCGCCGGTGATCCCGCAGCCCGCGACGCCGGGCATCGTCAGGGCCACGCCGGCCGACGCGGCGCGCCAGTAG
- a CDS encoding transposase produces MKWMSPMRVTMQELDAKLSKIVERAREEPVAVNRYGSPWVWIVSHQAWVQADNLRALVPQSHPLVPLHDLVEDALRYERDLLADLERQHGSTIGAARLFKCLMLQIIYSLEDGEKVHESLTYNMLFRWFVGFEKFADELPARAAFTRELNAVGADARAVRVITRCLSHTFLPESGDGDFRVNRGLLHALSAWASAPSGAPGARPHEVVR; encoded by the coding sequence ATGAAGTGGATGTCGCCCATGCGGGTCACCATGCAGGAGCTGGATGCCAAGCTCTCGAAGATCGTGGAGCGGGCGCGCGAAGAGCCGGTGGCGGTCAACCGCTACGGCTCGCCGTGGGTCTGGATCGTGAGCCACCAGGCCTGGGTGCAGGCCGATAACCTGCGTGCGCTGGTGCCGCAGAGCCACCCCCTCGTGCCGCTGCACGACCTGGTGGAAGACGCGCTGCGCTACGAGCGCGACCTGCTCGCCGACCTGGAACGCCAGCACGGCAGCACCATCGGCGCGGCAAGGCTGTTCAAGTGCCTGATGCTGCAGATCATCTATTCGCTGGAAGACGGCGAGAAGGTGCACGAGAGCCTGACCTACAACATGCTGTTCCGCTGGTTCGTGGGCTTCGAGAAGTTCGCCGACGAGCTGCCCGCGCGCGCCGCATTCACGCGCGAGCTGAATGCCGTGGGGGCCGATGCGCGGGCGGTGCGCGTCATCACGCGCTGCCTGTCGCACACCTTCCTGCCGGAGTCGGGCGATGGCGACTTCCGCGTCAACCGCGGGCTGCTGCATGCGCTGTCGGCCTGGGCCTCGGCGCCGTCTGGCGCGCCCGGTGCGAGGCCGCACGAAGTGGTGCGGTAG
- a CDS encoding prepilin-type N-terminal cleavage/methylation domain-containing protein: MPQGTLQAGERGFSLIELMVVMVIVGIATAAISLSIAPDPAQDLRRDARELVQHLAVAQNEVRVDGRVIAWQANGDGYSFARGTWHAAPGSAIPVVSTAGALDTFVRDDELRPRQWRVTPVEVTPARPVLLTSEPIGASWRMELRHGSATVVVLRDAAGGYEVR, translated from the coding sequence ATGCCACAGGGAACCTTGCAAGCCGGCGAACGCGGCTTCTCGCTGATCGAGCTGATGGTCGTGATGGTCATCGTCGGCATTGCGACCGCGGCAATCAGCCTGAGCATCGCGCCCGATCCCGCGCAAGACCTGCGGCGCGATGCGCGCGAACTGGTGCAGCACCTGGCGGTCGCGCAGAACGAGGTGCGCGTCGACGGCCGCGTGATCGCGTGGCAGGCGAATGGCGATGGCTACAGCTTTGCGCGCGGCACCTGGCATGCCGCGCCCGGCAGCGCGATCCCGGTGGTGTCGACGGCGGGCGCGCTCGACACCTTCGTGCGCGACGATGAACTGCGCCCCCGGCAGTGGCGCGTGACGCCGGTGGAAGTCACGCCCGCGCGGCCGGTCTTGCTGACCTCCGAGCCCATCGGTGCGAGCTGGCGCATGGAGCTGCGCCACGGCAGTGCAACCGTCGTCGTACTGCGCGATGCGGCGGGCGGCTACGAGGTTCGATAA
- a CDS encoding protein tyrosine phosphatase, with protein sequence MQKRIAVIFVSRRNSLRSILAEACLAHLDPMRFSAHSCGQPGQLAGAIHPAAIGALQSASMPIPNRGLRSWDELARSNSVVADFIITLDAACQPLQPSWPGQPDAALWAYPDVAAGKDAEETAHAAIQMLFSLRRRLELLVSLPMHGADRAAVRSDVRDLGYMR encoded by the coding sequence ATGCAAAAACGAATAGCGGTGATCTTCGTCTCGCGGCGAAATTCATTGCGCAGCATCCTCGCCGAAGCTTGCCTTGCGCATCTGGACCCCATGCGGTTCTCGGCCCATTCCTGCGGTCAGCCGGGGCAACTTGCCGGCGCGATCCATCCCGCGGCCATCGGTGCGCTGCAAAGTGCCAGCATGCCCATTCCGAACAGGGGGCTGCGCAGTTGGGACGAACTCGCGCGATCCAATTCGGTCGTGGCCGACTTCATCATCACGCTCGATGCCGCCTGCCAGCCCCTGCAGCCGTCGTGGCCCGGCCAGCCCGACGCCGCGCTGTGGGCCTACCCGGACGTGGCCGCCGGCAAGGATGCGGAAGAGACCGCCCATGCCGCGATCCAGATGCTGTTCTCGCTGCGCCGCCGGCTGGAGCTGCTGGTCAGCCTGCCGATGCACGGGGCCGACAGGGCGGCGGTCCGCTCCGACGTGAGAGACCTCGGGTACATGCGCTAG
- a CDS encoding alkylhydroperoxidase domain protein, whose amino-acid sequence MTTESTLTHPDNTHPSVFTQAQLEWLPWLEPLPEAELTERHYAGLVDAARAKSPYFRLLARDPDILGARTRTDKDIFYNAEAGLPRAERELSAAAASRYNGCIYCASVHVRFASHFSHRTQDVQRLLDEGVNAELGERWNAIVAASVALSSTPSSFGPDHIEQLRAQGLDDLAIADVIHGAAFFNWANRLMLSLGEPQETVKA is encoded by the coding sequence ATGACCACCGAATCGACCCTGACCCATCCCGACAACACGCACCCGAGCGTCTTCACGCAGGCCCAGCTCGAATGGCTGCCGTGGCTGGAGCCGCTGCCCGAAGCCGAGTTGACCGAGCGGCACTACGCCGGCCTGGTGGACGCGGCCCGAGCCAAGTCGCCGTACTTCCGCCTGCTGGCGCGCGACCCCGACATCCTGGGTGCCCGCACGCGCACGGACAAGGACATCTTCTACAACGCCGAAGCCGGCCTGCCGCGTGCCGAACGCGAGCTGTCGGCTGCGGCGGCTTCGCGCTACAACGGGTGCATCTATTGCGCCTCGGTGCATGTGCGCTTCGCCTCGCATTTCTCGCACCGCACGCAAGACGTGCAGCGTCTGCTCGACGAAGGCGTGAACGCCGAGCTTGGCGAGCGCTGGAATGCGATCGTCGCGGCCTCGGTCGCGCTGTCGTCCACGCCGTCCAGCTTCGGACCCGACCACATCGAGCAACTGCGCGCACAAGGGCTGGACGACCTGGCCATTGCCGACGTGATCCACGGCGCCGCCTTCTTCAACTGGGCCAACCGGCTGATGCTGTCGCTGGGTGAGCCACAGGAGACGGTGAAGGCATAA
- a CDS encoding putative FMN-dependent luciferase-like monooxygenase, which translates to MSHPSFTPRPSANAAPLRLGFFSRLLDDATAAERYRLVAAQIAHAEAFGFDSAWVAQHHFHEHEGGLPSPFVFLAYVASRTRRIRLGTGIVTLPLENAVRVAEDAVVLDLLSGGRLEVGVGTGGTPEAFAAFGLHSDDRSAIFAKHLAVVRAAWAGQPLVGGDTLYPAASQLLDRIWQATFSVSGGTRAGQVGDGLMLSRTQPRSAEAPNATLADIQNPIVDAYLAALPAGKAPRIVGSRSVFVAETREEALRLADIGLRRAAARFAASGQAGLSGRVGPDATLDELIAAYDVHVGAPDDVIASLRADSTLQRVTDLVCQVHSIDPPHDAILRSIELTATVVAPALGWVRDAGAAELHQPANTLLKAA; encoded by the coding sequence TTGTCCCATCCTTCCTTCACACCCCGGCCTTCTGCGAACGCCGCGCCCCTGCGCCTGGGCTTCTTCAGCCGGCTGCTCGACGACGCAACCGCCGCCGAACGCTACAGGCTTGTCGCGGCGCAGATCGCGCATGCCGAGGCCTTCGGCTTCGATTCGGCCTGGGTCGCGCAGCACCATTTCCATGAACACGAGGGCGGCTTGCCGTCGCCTTTCGTCTTTCTCGCCTACGTGGCATCGCGCACCCGGCGCATTCGGTTGGGCACCGGCATCGTGACGCTGCCGCTGGAAAACGCGGTGCGTGTGGCCGAAGACGCGGTCGTGCTCGACCTGCTGTCCGGCGGCCGGCTCGAAGTGGGCGTGGGAACGGGCGGCACGCCCGAGGCTTTCGCCGCATTCGGGCTCCACAGTGACGACCGCTCGGCCATCTTCGCGAAGCACCTCGCCGTGGTGCGCGCCGCATGGGCCGGTCAGCCGCTGGTTGGCGGCGACACGCTGTACCCGGCGGCCTCGCAACTGCTCGACCGCATCTGGCAGGCTACCTTCTCGGTGAGCGGCGGCACGCGTGCGGGGCAGGTGGGCGATGGCCTGATGCTCTCGCGCACGCAGCCGCGTTCCGCCGAGGCACCGAACGCGACGCTCGCCGACATCCAGAACCCCATCGTCGATGCCTACCTGGCCGCGTTGCCGGCGGGCAAGGCGCCGCGCATCGTCGGTTCGCGCAGCGTCTTCGTGGCCGAGACCCGCGAGGAGGCGCTGCGCCTTGCCGACATCGGGTTGCGCCGCGCCGCTGCCCGTTTCGCCGCGTCGGGGCAAGCCGGCCTTTCGGGCCGTGTCGGCCCTGATGCCACGCTGGACGAACTGATCGCCGCCTACGACGTGCACGTCGGCGCACCCGACGACGTGATCGCCTCGCTGCGCGCCGACAGCACGCTGCAGCGCGTGACCGATCTCGTGTGCCAGGTGCATTCCATCGACCCGCCGCACGACGCCATCCTGCGCTCCATCGAACTGACCGCCACCGTGGTCGCGCCGGCCCTGGGCTGGGTGCGCGATGCGGGTGCGGCAGAACTTCATCAACCCGCCAACACGCTTCTCAAGGCCGCATGA
- the gspI gene encoding type II secretion system minor pseudopilin GspI, producing MRARPSSSSSPRIGGFTLIEVLMALTIVSIALAAIVRASSLTITNLGLLQQQSLAMLSAENTLAELQIGQGPNTPGVVRSPCPQGGVRLVCRLELSPAVDGLRAATVDVYLAEEGGNRLASLRTRLQETR from the coding sequence ATGCGCGCACGGCCTTCATCATCATCGTCCCCGCGCATCGGCGGCTTCACGCTGATCGAAGTGCTGATGGCGCTGACCATCGTCAGCATCGCGCTCGCGGCCATCGTGCGTGCGTCGAGCCTGACCATCACCAACCTTGGTTTGCTGCAGCAGCAATCGCTCGCGATGCTGTCTGCGGAGAACACGCTTGCGGAGTTGCAGATCGGGCAGGGCCCGAACACGCCGGGCGTTGTTCGCAGCCCATGCCCACAGGGTGGCGTGCGGCTGGTCTGTCGGTTGGAACTCAGCCCCGCCGTCGACGGACTGCGCGCGGCAACGGTCGATGTGTACCTTGCGGAAGAGGGCGGCAACCGGCTGGCCTCGCTGCGCACGCGCCTGCAGGAGACCCGCTAG
- a CDS encoding LysR family transcriptional regulator — translation MSTPFSLELVGALREVARHGNLTRAASSMQLSKSTVSKYITELEAQVGMQLLHRSTRVVNLTDAGRLLLRRSAALVDLATRIQSELDAHAASLS, via the coding sequence TTGTCCACACCCTTCAGCCTTGAACTCGTCGGGGCGCTTCGCGAAGTCGCCCGCCACGGCAACCTGACGCGCGCCGCATCGTCGATGCAACTGTCGAAGTCGACGGTCAGCAAATACATCACCGAGCTTGAAGCGCAGGTCGGCATGCAGTTGCTTCATCGCAGCACGCGCGTGGTGAATCTCACCGACGCGGGGCGGCTCCTGTTGCGGCGCAGTGCCGCGCTTGTCGATCTGGCGACGCGCATCCAGTCCGAGCTGGATGCGCATGCCGCGTCATTGTCTTGA
- a CDS encoding lactonase family protein, whose translation MFKLFMRRTAAALLSSGRPSRIGWTLIASATFAIAACGGGGSGGSLSPLPAAPAAPTAPAAPVAPAAPAAPAPSAPIYTVGGSVTGLLGTGLVLQNNAGDDLAITANGSFSFGSALPSGANYAVTVKSQSKILTRVCTVSNGAGTVADATVTNVAVTCAAPAARFAYSEDYVGNTLLAFTIDASTGALSRIPTPAVVTGNSPVSIAVDPTGRFAYVVNGGSRNVSAYTIDVSTGVLSPMAAPAVATENSPTSITVDPTGRFAYLANTFSNNVSAYTIDASTGALSPMATPTVAAGTRPNSITVDPTGRFAYVANNGDNNVSAYTIDASTGALSPMATPTVPAGSFPVSIAVDPTGRFAYVTNLTSNDVSTYTIEASTGALSPMATPTVPAGSFPTSIAVDPTGRFAYVANYISSSVSIYTIDASTGALSLMATQTVAAGGVPVCITVDPTGRFAYVVNGLTNNVSAYTIDASTGALNPMATPTVALGNNPQSVVLSR comes from the coding sequence ATGTTCAAGCTTTTCATGCGCCGCACCGCTGCCGCGCTTCTTTCGTCTGGACGTCCAAGCCGCATCGGCTGGACTCTTATCGCCAGCGCGACGTTCGCGATTGCAGCCTGCGGCGGGGGAGGCAGCGGGGGCTCTCTCTCACCCCTGCCAGCAGCGCCCGCCGCACCAACGGCCCCAGCGGCGCCGGTCGCACCGGCGGCCCCAGCAGCGCCCGCGCCCTCCGCCCCCATCTACACCGTAGGCGGCAGCGTCACCGGCCTGCTCGGCACCGGGCTGGTATTGCAAAACAACGCCGGCGATGACTTGGCCATCACGGCCAACGGCAGCTTCAGCTTCGGCTCCGCGCTGCCCAGCGGCGCGAACTATGCGGTCACGGTCAAGAGCCAGTCCAAGATCCTGACCCGGGTCTGCACCGTCAGCAACGGCGCCGGCACTGTCGCCGATGCCACCGTCACCAACGTGGCGGTGACTTGCGCCGCGCCCGCAGCCCGCTTTGCCTATTCAGAAGATTACGTCGGCAACACCCTGTTGGCCTTCACCATCGATGCCAGCACCGGCGCCTTGAGCCGGATACCCACGCCGGCGGTGGTGACGGGGAATAGCCCCGTCTCCATCGCGGTGGACCCCACAGGCCGGTTTGCCTACGTGGTGAACGGCGGCTCCCGCAACGTGTCGGCCTACACCATCGATGTCAGCACCGGCGTCTTGAGCCCGATGGCCGCGCCGGCGGTGGCGACGGAGAACAGCCCCACCTCCATCACGGTGGACCCCACAGGCCGGTTTGCCTACCTGGCGAATACCTTCTCCAACAACGTGTCGGCCTACACCATCGATGCCAGCACAGGCGCCTTGAGCCCGATGGCCACGCCGACGGTGGCGGCGGGGACTCGCCCAAACTCCATCACGGTGGACCCCACAGGCCGGTTTGCCTACGTGGCGAACAACGGCGACAACAACGTGTCGGCCTACACCATCGATGCCAGCACCGGCGCCTTGAGCCCGATGGCCACGCCGACGGTGCCTGCAGGGAGCTTTCCCGTCTCCATCGCGGTGGACCCCACAGGCCGGTTTGCCTACGTGACGAACTTGACCTCCAACGACGTGTCGACCTACACCATCGAAGCCAGCACCGGCGCCTTGAGTCCGATGGCCACGCCGACGGTGCCTGCAGGGAGCTTTCCCACCTCCATCGCGGTGGACCCCACAGGCCGGTTTGCCTACGTGGCGAACTACATCTCCAGCAGCGTGTCGATCTACACCATTGATGCCAGCACCGGCGCCTTGAGCCTGATGGCCACGCAGACGGTGGCTGCAGGGGGTGTGCCCGTCTGCATCACGGTGGACCCCACAGGCCGGTTTGCCTACGTGGTGAATGGCCTCACCAACAACGTGTCGGCCTACACCATCGATGCCAGCACCGGCGCCTTGAACCCGATGGCCACGCCGACGGTGGCGCTGGGGAACAACCCGCAGTCCGTGGTCTTGTCCAGGTAG